One window from the genome of Paraneptunicella aestuarii encodes:
- a CDS encoding c-type cytochrome produces the protein MKKLVLMLVAAGIGLGSAFAADDNQAMIDRIKPVGQVHVKGAAAAGSGGARTGQQVYQSSCVGCHASKALGAPLSFSKAEWQPRIDARGLDKLLEHALKGFNAMPPMGACSDCSEDEIKAAIDYMLEYN, from the coding sequence GTGAAAAAATTAGTGTTGATGTTAGTAGCAGCGGGTATTGGTTTAGGTTCAGCATTTGCAGCTGATGATAATCAAGCGATGATTGATCGAATTAAACCAGTTGGACAAGTACATGTTAAAGGTGCGGCGGCGGCAGGTTCTGGTGGCGCACGTACTGGTCAACAAGTTTATCAATCTTCCTGTGTTGGCTGTCACGCTAGTAAAGCACTTGGCGCACCTCTTTCTTTTAGCAAAGCCGAATGGCAACCTCGTATAGATGCTCGTGGTTTAGATAAACTACTAGAGCACGCATTGAAAGGTTTTAATGCAATGCCACCTATGGGTGCTTGTTCAGATTGTAGCGAAGACGAAATTAAAGCTGCGATCGATTATATGCTTGAATATAACTAA